From one Lotus japonicus ecotype B-129 chromosome 3, LjGifu_v1.2 genomic stretch:
- the LOC130746617 gene encoding uncharacterized protein LOC130746617, with amino-acid sequence MAQKDRKKGTQNPPGQNDRNKDSNPPKGSGEPESSDKKTPWPLKAKSKIVKKSKGGKFKTMNKGSQQIGEYGRNRKNKKVVGHSDELPKEKREKAEKNEEKEIENGSTSGKRPVENRRLWFKRDKIVKLDKNEPKLNSEEKNRESDRNARSRVNKTKDNGTENTESSERKKEKLGGFIFMCNAKTKPDCFRHRVMGVPAGKQEIVLGIKPGTKLFLYDFDLKLLYGIYEASSSGGMKLEPRAFGGNFPAQVRFKVASDCFPIPESIFKQAIKENYSEKNRFKTELTVRQVRKLSEFFRPVGIHSSSQPVRSPPKAIIRDREAVDGVGRSWPHSHREIPHVLSHERDAGFEPQEEARHDLFLTEKSYRAYGLQGLQGERRNVTSASLVNPIHDPYERGYEREHLHQVDPVYRNIVPAHVESLHADPLRSEHQTYGNGAAISEHAYVESLRADPLRSEHQTYGNGATISEHAYVESLHADPLRSEHQTYGNGAVISEHAYNPYHAYRYGAAISPRGSYLPPLSREEIGGRTLIGTDDLQRREAVPDRLYSTYSTDDLQRREAVPDRLYSTYSADDLQRREAVPDRLYSTYSAADALSEYNRMQHYRGGQLEDVAVPVSSRYSFASGPSYSLR; translated from the exons ATGGCACAAAAAGACCGCAAGAAGGGCACTCAGAATCCTCCAGGGCAAAATGATCGCAATAAGGATTCAAATCCTCCTAAAGGGTCTGGTGAACCAGAGTCGAGTGACAAGAAAACTCCATGGCCACTGAAGGCCAAATCTAAAATCGTTAAGAAATCTAAGGGTGGTAAGTTTAAGACCATGAATAAAGGTTCTCAACAGATTGGGGAATATGGAAGAAATAGGAAGAACAAAAAAGTAGTAGGCCATAGTGATGAGCTGCctaaagagaagagagagaaagctgAAAAGAATGAAGAGAAGGAAATTGAAAATGGGAGCACTAGTGGCAAACGTCCTGTTGAGAATAGAAGGCTGTGGTTTAAAAGAGATAAGATTGTaaagttggataagaatgaaCCAAAACTGAACAGTGAAGAGAAGAATAGAGAGTCGGACCGGAATGCGAGGAGTAGAGTAAACAAAACCAAAGATAATGGTACTGAAAATACTGAATCAagtgagagaaagaaagaaaaacttgGTGGTTTCATCTTCATGTGCAATGCGAAGACAAAACCTGACTGTTTCCGCCATCGTGTAATGGGTGTTCCAGCCGGTAAACAAGAGATTGTTTTAGGTATAAAGCCTGGGACTAAGCTTTTTCTGTATGATTTTGATCTGAAGCTGTTGTATGGGATTTACGAAGCTTCCTCTTCTGGTGGTATGAAACTTGAACCCCGTGCTTTTGGTGGTAACTTTCCTGCTCAG GTGCGGTTCAAGGTTGCTTCTGATTGTTTCCCAATACCTGAAAGCATTTTCAAGCAGGCCATCAAAGAAAATTACTCTGAAAAGAACAGGTTCAAAACAGAACTTACTGTTAGACAA GTTAGGAAGCTCAGTGAATTTTTCCGACCAGTGGGTATTCATTCATCCTCGCAGCCTGTCCGCTCCCCTCCAAAAGCAATAATTCGAGATAGGGAAGCTGTTGATGGTGTTGGGAGGTCGTGGCCCCATTCGCATAGAGAAATACCTCATGTGCTGTCTCATGAAAGAGATGCGGGATTTGAACCGCAAGAGGAAGCTCGTCATGATTTATTTCTTACCGAAAAGAGTTACCGAGCTTATGGTCTCCAAGGACTCCAAGGAGAGAGAAGAAATGTGACTTCAGCTTCACTAGTTAATCCCATACATGATCCTTATGAGAGGGGTTATGAGAGAGAGCACCTTCATCAGGTGGACCCTGTCTACAGGAACATTGTCCCTGCACATGTAGAAAGTCTTCATGCTGATCCTCTTCGGAGTGAACACCAGACCTATGGTAATGGTGCTGCGATTTCTGAACATGCATATGTAGAAAGTCTTCGTGCTGATCCTCTTCGGAGTGAACACCAGACCTATGGTAATGGTGCTACGATTTCTGAACATGCATATGTAGAAAGTCTTCATGCTGATCCTCTTCGGAGTGAACACCAGACCTATGGTAATGGTGCTGTGATTTCTGAACATGCATATAATCCTTATCATGCCTATCGCTATGGTGCTGCAATTTCACCAAGGGGTTCATATTTGCCACCGTTGAGTAGAGAAGAAATTGGGGGAAGAACGCTGATTGGAACTGATGACTTACAAAGGAGAGAGGCTGTTCCAGATAGGCTTTACTCAACATATTCTACTGATGACTTGCAAAGGAGAGAGGCTGTTCCAGATAGGCTTTACTCAACATATTCTGCTGATGACTTGCAAAGGAGAGAGGCTGTTCCAGATAGGCTTTACTCAACATATTCTGCTGCTGATGCTTTGTCTGAATATAATCGGATGCAGCACTACCGGGGAGGACAATTGGAGGATGTAGCTGTTCCGGTTTCATCTCGATACTCTTTTGCCTCTGGCCCTTCATATTCCCTCCGTTAA
- the LOC130743629 gene encoding uncharacterized protein LOC130743629 translates to MADSGSTNGAPTSDTATTMVTPPVPPASAKSDFHPALAVTNIKNNIPFKLEIDKDHYAMWAELFETHAHATQVLHHIIPQAGMEPPARTDASYARWATLDSTVKQWIYSTISFDLLATVMEKGSTAMATWNRIASMFEDNQNSRVVALDQDFISTRMEDFPSVSAYCQRLKQISDQLRNVGAPVSDHRLVLQLVSGLTEPFRGVATLIRQSEPLPPFLKVRSMLILEESGLAKMSGHASQTVLHTSASRPQASVDSSQQRPTYRSDQGHSNHRYGSGHNRNYQGSSGKPKKKGGSRHHGSSGSSGSSAASPPPWRPPPQASWNPWGWAPPPGWAPSPWGMPPCPYPTSQWSRPMGPPQQPSVLGPRPQAYTATASPAPTDIAAAMHTMSLTPPDTTWYMDTGASSHTTASQDGDASPEM, encoded by the exons ATGGCAGATTCAGGCTCTACCAACGGCGCCCCCACCAGTGACACCGCCACCACTATGGTCACTCCACCAGTTCCGCCGGCGTCTGCTAAGTCGGATTTTCATCCGGCCCTTGCTGtcaccaatatcaaaaacaacattcctTTCAAACTCGAGATAGACAAGGATCATTATGCTATGTGGGCTGAATTGTTTGAAACTCATGCTCACGCCACTCAGGTGCTCCACCACATCATTCCTCAAGCTGGCATGGAGCCTCCTGCGCGCACCGATGCTTCCTATGCccggtgggccactcttgactcTACTGTCAAACAGTGGATTTATTCCACCATATCCTTTGACCTTCTCGCCACTGTTATGGAGAAAGGTTCTACTGCTATGGCTACTTGGAACCGTATAGCTTCTATGTTTGAGGACAATCAGAATTCTCGTGTCGTCGCTCTCGACCAGGATTTCATCTCCACTCGCATGGAGGATTTTCCTAGTGTTTCGGCCTACTGCCAGCGTCTGAAACAAATCTCTGATCAGTTGCGAAATGTTGGTGCCCCAGTCAGTGACCATCGTCTTGTTCTCCAGTTGGTATCTGGTCTCACTGAGCCTTTTCGTGGTGTTGCTACCCTGATCCGTCAGAGCGAGCCCTTGCCCCCTTTCCTCAAGGTCCGCTCCATGCTGATTCTAGAGGAATCGGGTCTCGCCAAGATGTCCGGCCATGCCTCTCAGACTGTTTTGCATACCTCTGCTTCCCGTCCACAGGCCTCCGTTGACTCTTCTCAGCAGCGCCCCACCTACCGTAGCGATCAGGGACACTCCAACCATCGTTATGGGTCAGGGCACAATCGCAATTATCAGGGTAGTTCTGGTAAACCTAAGAAGAAAGGTGGCTCTCGTCATCATGGATCTTCTGGCTCTTCTGGTTCCTCTGCTGCATCTCCTCCACCATGGCGCCCACCTCCGCAGGCATCCTGGAATCCCTGGGGTTGGGCTCCTCCCCCTGGTTGGGCCCCTTCCCCTTGGGGCATGCCTCCCTGTCCTTACCCGACATCTCAGTGGTCGCGTCCCATGGGTCCTCCGCAGCAACCCAGCGTTCTAGGTCCGCGTCCTCAGGCCTACACCGCTACCGCTTCTCCAGCACCCACTGATATCGCTGCTGCCATGCATACCATGTCTTTGACTCCTCCAGACACCACATGGTACATGGACACCGGCGCCTCATCCCATACTACGGCATCTCAAG ACGGGGATGCCTCTCCTGAGATGTAA
- the LOC130748451 gene encoding uncharacterized protein LOC130748451, with protein sequence MVEESEAEENPLVVSVPIQDIDEEFWRLNSLPMSRRSFIENGNPSTTILDDTNVQVVISSDRVSSSTQSQKPYPGEATLNAELEECFLKQELCSHALQNLWQLARSIFEEFPDLVRIPLTDSGDTALHVAVSAKSTLFVKKLVELAHMTPEDMEILNAEGNTAFCMAAIAGNSELLQIMIKKNEKLPVVSGHDGMLPVHVATLGCYHETVQDLSSDRLLHYMDFKDIKRLFFMAISSYMYDVATKLVEKYPKPLSIARDDEENLTALHMLARKPLEEFYMQDNNYEEGSSRQGHQLRLLRKLWAQVRQLEYKNRLELIIEPSVVLFDAVKSGNVDVVKQLLYMNRELLIIKDPKNGQSLLHIAVLFRQNSIFDFILSMGNANLIIRAVDKDRNNVLHLAARQLEEASLNLRPDIRMRSEVAWFKGVEQRVPPELMTMRNKHGKTPNDMFYANHKRLSDEVKDTAKGVSNSGMVVATLIVAVSFAAALTTPGDKTNAWFTVFIMANAVALFTSSLSLVSFLSIFTSSRFRERDFIISLYPSLKIGKMLLLISVVTMVIAFAAASFLIFDRVHKWTAYVVASLGLFTIIMFLVLILYISGVTAN encoded by the exons ATGGTTGAAGAGAGTGAAGCAGAAGAAAA CCCCTTGGTTGTATCGGTGCCAATACAAGATATAGATGA GGAATTTTGGAGGTTGAATTCACTTCCAATGTCTAGAAGATCATTCATAGAAAATGGCAATCCATCCACTACCATTTTAGATGACACTAACGTTCAAGTTGTAATATCATCCGATCGGGTTTCCAGTTCCACACAAAGCCAGAAGCCATATCCAGGGGAAGCTACTCTCAACGCAGAGTTGGAAGAGT GTTTCTTAAAACAAGAGCTGTGTTCACATGCACTCCAAAATTTGTGGCAACTAGCAAGATCCATTTTTGAAGAGTTTCCTGATCTGGTACGCATTCCATTGACTGATAGTGGAGATACAGCTCTTCATGTTGCAGTGAGCGCAAAAAGCACTTTGTTTGTGAAAAAGCTGGTTGAGTTAGCACACATGACCCCGGAAGACATGGAAATACTGAATGCAGAAGGCAACACTGCGTTTTGCATGGCTGCAATTGCAGGGAATAGTGAATTATTACAAATTATGATTAAAAAGAATGAAAAGTTGCCAGTGGTTTCTGGGCATGATGGGATGCTTCCAGTTCACGTGGCTACTTTAGGTTGCTACCATGAAACTGTTCAAGATCTATCCTCTGACAGGCTCCTTCATTACATGGATTTCAAGGATATCAAGAGATTATTTTTCATGGCCATTAGTAGCTACATGTATG ATGTGGCAACGAAATTAGTCGAGAAATATCCAAAGCCTTTGAGCATTGCAAGAGATGATGAAGAGAATCTAACAGCTTTGCATATGCTGGCGCGAAAGCCTTTAGAAGAATTTT ACATGCAAGATAACAACTATGAAGAAGGTTCATCAAGACAAGGTCATCAACTGAGATTGCTGCGGAAGTTATGGGCACAAGTTAGACAATTAGAATACAAAAATAGATTGGAGTTGATAATTGAACCTTCAGTAGTACTGTTTGATGCAGTAAAATCAGGAAATGTTGATGTTGTGAAACAGCTTCTTTACATGAACCGTGAACTGTTGATTATAAAGGACCCAAAAAATGGACAAAGCTTACTGCACATTGCTGTTTTATTTCGACAAAATAGCATCTTTGACTTCATACTTAGTATGGGGAATGCAAACCTTATAATACGAGCCGTGGATAAAGATCGTAACAATGTTCTACACCTTGCTGCACGTCAACTAGAAGAAGCATCATTAAATCTCAGACCAGACATTCGAATGCGAAGTGAGGTGGCGTGGTTTAAG GGAGTGGAGCAGAGAGTTCCTCCTGAGCTAATGACGATGAGAAACAAACATGGCAAGACACCAAATGATATGTTTTATGCAAATCATAAAAGGCTATCTGACGAAGTTAAAGATACAGCGAAAGGAGTATCCAACTCTGGTATGGTTGTGGCAACACTTATTGTTGCTGTTTCTTTTGCTGCAGCTCTGACTACTCCAGGTGATAAGACAAATGCTTGGTTTACTGTATTCATCATGGCAAATGCAGTTGCATTATTCACTTCGTCTTTATCTCTTGTCTCTTTCTTGTCAATATTCACTTCATCAAGATTCAGAGAAAGAGACTTCATCATCTCACTATATCCAAGCTTGAAAATTGGGAAAATGTTGCTGCTTATCTCTGTGGTCACTATGGTCATAGCTTTTGCTGCAGCTTCCTTCTTGATTTTTGATCGCGTACATAAGTGGACTGCATATGTAGTGGCTTCATTAGGGCTTTTCACAATAATTATGTTTTTAGTCTTAATTTTATACATAAGCGGAGTGACTGCAAATTAG